One segment of Methanolinea sp. DNA contains the following:
- a CDS encoding ArsR family transcriptional regulator: MTGHIRIVNDPVDLVPLLITFHNATYKKIYDLLTHAWMTEEELCARVPGEDVSSCLAILKKGSLVEEKWRMPVPGQKPSKEYRATYNKFRASFQCNFSDLADLLFVAVSNDEYLRELVEKVEGELRSGNTSINDIARKFGVNPIFIRGLAKRIPHLDLKGQGLVLLDGERH, from the coding sequence GTGACCGGGCACATAAGGATAGTCAACGATCCCGTCGACCTCGTCCCCCTCCTCATCACTTTTCACAACGCGACGTACAAGAAGATCTACGACCTCCTGACGCACGCGTGGATGACGGAAGAGGAGCTCTGTGCCCGTGTCCCGGGGGAAGACGTGAGCAGTTGCCTCGCCATCCTCAAAAAAGGGAGTCTCGTGGAGGAGAAGTGGAGGATGCCGGTCCCCGGCCAGAAGCCGTCCAAGGAGTACAGGGCGACGTACAACAAGTTCAGGGCGAGTTTCCAGTGCAATTTCTCCGATCTCGCCGATCTCCTCTTCGTGGCGGTCTCCAACGACGAGTACTTGAGGGAACTCGTGGAGAAGGTGGAGGGAGAACTCCGGTCCGGGAACACCTCGATCAACGACATCGCGCGGAAGTTCGGGGTCAACCCGATCTTCATCAGGGGGCTTGCGAAGCGCATCCCCCACCTCGACCTGAAGGGGCAGGGGCTGGTCCTCCTTGACGGCGAGCGACACTGA
- a CDS encoding winged helix-turn-helix transcriptional regulator, whose product MTASDTDPLSALLRSKREVTRLQILVEIAEHQPAIRQQEIARKMGVTPQAVSEYIRELTDEGMVTAHGRGHYTVTRSGIEWVLAQAETLEAYARHIRRDVIQQVSTWTALAATDLEEGERVGVYMQDGFLYASREPRSAMGTVTRDARAGEDVGVARLSGLIDHTEGVVHVCKVPRVEKGGSQRVERDALAGLVRDVKVVAAVGLEAYVALEKVGRKPDMFFGAREGVIEAAFHGLDCVIVIVDEEFTDFLKRLEAAGLSYTIHDLSTP is encoded by the coding sequence TTGACGGCGAGCGACACTGACCCCCTCTCGGCACTCCTGCGCAGCAAGAGGGAGGTCACGAGGCTCCAGATCCTCGTCGAGATCGCGGAGCACCAGCCGGCGATCCGCCAGCAGGAGATCGCGAGGAAGATGGGCGTGACGCCGCAGGCGGTCTCGGAGTACATAAGGGAACTCACCGACGAGGGGATGGTCACGGCCCACGGGAGGGGCCACTACACCGTGACGAGGTCCGGGATAGAGTGGGTCCTCGCGCAGGCAGAGACGCTCGAAGCGTACGCCCGCCACATCCGGAGGGACGTGATCCAGCAGGTCTCCACGTGGACGGCACTCGCGGCGACCGATCTCGAGGAAGGGGAGCGGGTCGGCGTGTACATGCAGGACGGCTTCCTCTACGCGTCCCGCGAGCCGAGGAGCGCGATGGGGACCGTGACGCGGGATGCCCGCGCCGGGGAGGACGTGGGCGTCGCCCGCCTCTCGGGCCTCATCGACCACACCGAGGGCGTCGTCCACGTCTGCAAGGTCCCCCGCGTCGAGAAGGGGGGTTCCCAGCGCGTGGAGAGAGATGCCCTCGCCGGGCTCGTTCGGGACGTAAAGGTCGTCGCGGCGGTCGGGCTCGAGGCGTACGTCGCCCTCGAGAAGGTCGGGAGGAAGCCCGACATGTTCTTCGGCGCCCGCGAGGGAGTGATCGAGGCGGCATTCCACGGCCTTGACTGCGTCATCGTCATCGTGGACGAGGAATTCACGGATTTCCTGAAGAGACTGGAGGCAGCAGGGCTCTCCTACACGATCCACGACCTCTCGACCCCATGA